A window of Blastocatellia bacterium contains these coding sequences:
- a CDS encoding SagB/ThcOx family dehydrogenase: MNTMWVVKTMIAQFIIPVTLAVAHAPQSKEAGETERLRLPTPRLESAVSLERALHQRRSVREFDSKRMISLEEISQLLWSAQGITASGGFRTAPSAGALYPLEVYLVAGHVQNLPAGIYHYQPDGHQLRRVALGDRRKQIARAALQQEALYEAPATIVFSVIYERTTQKYRERGRQYALIEVGHAAQNVLLQAVALGLGAVPIGAFYDHELRQVMGMKGHEEPIYLIPVGKKRS, encoded by the coding sequence ATGAACACAATGTGGGTTGTCAAGACGATGATAGCGCAATTCATCATACCAGTGACGCTGGCTGTCGCCCATGCGCCACAGAGCAAGGAGGCGGGCGAAACGGAACGGCTGCGCCTGCCCACGCCACGACTGGAGAGCGCGGTGTCGCTGGAACGAGCGTTGCATCAACGCCGCTCGGTTCGAGAATTCGACAGCAAGCGGATGATCTCGTTGGAAGAGATTTCACAACTGCTCTGGTCGGCTCAAGGCATCACGGCCAGCGGAGGGTTTCGGACAGCCCCTTCGGCCGGCGCGCTCTATCCGCTTGAAGTCTACCTGGTGGCAGGCCACGTACAAAACCTGCCAGCGGGCATTTACCACTACCAACCGGACGGCCATCAGCTCAGGCGCGTGGCGCTTGGCGACCGACGAAAGCAGATAGCTCGCGCGGCCCTACAGCAAGAGGCATTGTATGAAGCTCCTGCCACCATCGTCTTTTCCGTCATCTATGAGCGCACCACACAGAAGTATCGTGAGCGTGGAAGGCAATACGCCCTGATCGAAGTCGGGCACGCGGCGCAAAATGTATTGTTGCAGGCCGTCGCGCTAGGACTCGGCGCTGTGCCGATCGGCGCCTTTTACGATCACGAACTGCGGCAGGTGATGGGCATGAAGGGTCATGAAGAACCTATTTACCTCATCCCTGTCGGAAAGAAGCGGAGCTGA
- a CDS encoding molecular chaperone TorD family protein: MKLPDKFLETEGHREDVYRLLSACYCVPEPELREPALLDRLTGSLDGVCREAVGFAEQMKAALSQYTERALLVDYSKLFLGPFKLLAPPYGSVYLEPERKLMGDSTADVIRWYQQAGVSFDHAQKDLPDHIAVELEFMSYLIWKEREAWRVGDGEAARQRLEDQQAFLARHLGAWVRDFAQAIKDGTSNLFYRSLADCTTTFIESDLSYLTMVRGDAAPRDSSFGERLNRRR, encoded by the coding sequence ATGAAATTGCCCGACAAGTTTCTAGAGACGGAAGGCCACCGGGAAGATGTCTACAGGCTGCTTTCGGCCTGCTACTGCGTGCCGGAGCCTGAGCTGCGCGAGCCGGCGTTGCTGGATCGCTTGACGGGTTCGCTTGATGGTGTGTGTCGTGAGGCCGTCGGTTTTGCCGAGCAGATGAAAGCCGCTTTGTCCCAGTACACCGAGAGGGCGCTGCTGGTGGATTACTCAAAGCTCTTCCTCGGCCCGTTCAAACTGCTGGCTCCGCCCTATGGCTCCGTTTACCTGGAGCCGGAGCGCAAGCTCATGGGTGATTCTACAGCCGATGTGATCCGCTGGTATCAACAGGCGGGCGTCAGCTTTGATCACGCACAAAAGGACCTGCCGGATCATATCGCCGTAGAGTTAGAGTTCATGAGCTACTTGATCTGGAAAGAGAGAGAGGCATGGCGGGTGGGAGATGGTGAAGCTGCCCGGCAACGACTCGAAGACCAACAGGCCTTTTTGGCGCGGCACTTGGGAGCTTGGGTTCGAGACTTTGCCCAGGCTATCAAGGACGGAACGAGCAACCTCTTTTACCGAAGCTTGGCCGACTGCACGACAACGTTCATCGAGAGTGACCTGAGCTACTTGACAATGGTCAGGGGGGACGCTGCCCCAAGAGACAGCTCTTTCGGAGAGCGTTTGAATCGGAGGCGCTGA
- a CDS encoding carboxymuconolactone decarboxylase family protein gives MVNQENELPQALREFAQKYPQVWEAYNQLGKAAAEAGPLDERTQRLVKLALAIGAGRQGAVHSHARRALKAGVSADELIHVGLLAITTIGWSGAFAAITWMMDVLPTANE, from the coding sequence ATGGTGAATCAGGAGAACGAGTTGCCTCAAGCTTTGCGCGAGTTTGCCCAGAAGTACCCGCAAGTGTGGGAAGCGTATAATCAACTGGGAAAAGCCGCGGCTGAGGCCGGACCACTGGATGAGCGAACACAACGATTGGTGAAATTGGCGCTCGCAATCGGCGCCGGTCGGCAAGGAGCCGTGCATTCACATGCGCGACGCGCTTTGAAAGCCGGCGTGAGCGCCGACGAGTTGATTCATGTGGGGCTTCTGGCCATCACGACGATTGGTTGGTCGGGCGCATTTGCTGCCATCACGTGGATGATGGATGTGCTGCCCACAGCAAACGAGTGA
- a CDS encoding CoB--CoM heterodisulfide reductase iron-sulfur subunit A family protein, with translation MARIGVFVCHCGENIARTVDVARITEEARSLPGVVCACDYRYVCSEPGQKLIREAISEHRLTGVVVAACSPLMHETTFRRASAAAGLNPYRVEMANIREHCSWVHQDREAATAKASELIRMLVEKVKRARPLQPIRVPITRTALVIGGGIAGIQATLDLANAGYKVTLVERAPTIGGNMARLSETFPTLDCSQCILTPRMVEVSRHPNVELLTYSEVEEVSGYIGNFKVKILRKPRYVREDLCTACNDCVAVCPVSVPNEFDRGLSWRKAIYIPFPQAVPAVYTLDEKNCLGLSPLACEKCAQTCLPKAIDFDQKPQVLERDVGAIIVATGYELLPAEQAREYGWGVHPDVVDGLEFERMLSASGPTGGEVRRPSDHRVPKNVVFIQCVGSRDPAHGVPYCSKICCMYTAKHALLYKHKVHDGRAYVFYMDIRAGGKGFEEFIQRVMEQERVLYIRGRVSRVIPLDGKMLVQGVDTLSNQKVEIPADLVVLATAMVASSQNGLASKLRIVADEHGFFKEAHPKLRPVETLTSGVFIAGAAQAPKDILETVAQASGAASKALELFSRGEIEREPTVARVNEATCVACFDCRRVCPFGAIEAKEIRDKQGRLMKTVAGVNEAVCSGCGACAVACRNHSMDLLGYTDEEIFSEVLALA, from the coding sequence ATGGCGCGGATTGGAGTCTTTGTCTGTCATTGTGGCGAAAACATTGCTCGCACGGTTGACGTGGCGCGCATCACCGAAGAGGCACGCTCGCTGCCCGGTGTTGTCTGCGCGTGCGATTACCGCTACGTCTGCTCCGAGCCTGGACAAAAACTGATCCGTGAGGCAATCAGCGAGCATCGCCTGACCGGCGTTGTGGTCGCCGCGTGTTCTCCACTCATGCACGAGACAACGTTCCGTCGCGCTTCGGCCGCCGCTGGGTTAAATCCCTATCGAGTGGAGATGGCCAACATCCGAGAACATTGCTCATGGGTGCATCAAGACCGAGAGGCAGCCACAGCAAAAGCGAGCGAGCTGATTCGGATGCTTGTCGAAAAGGTCAAGCGCGCGCGACCGCTGCAACCGATTCGGGTTCCGATCACGCGAACGGCGCTGGTCATCGGCGGCGGCATCGCCGGCATCCAGGCGACGCTTGATCTGGCCAATGCTGGCTACAAGGTCACGCTGGTGGAACGCGCGCCGACCATCGGCGGGAACATGGCGCGGCTGTCCGAAACATTTCCTACGCTCGATTGCTCACAGTGCATCCTCACGCCGCGTATGGTGGAGGTCAGCCGCCACCCCAATGTAGAACTCTTGACCTATTCTGAAGTCGAGGAAGTGTCGGGTTACATCGGGAACTTCAAAGTGAAGATTCTGAGAAAACCGCGCTACGTGCGGGAAGACCTCTGCACCGCCTGTAACGACTGTGTCGCCGTGTGCCCTGTGTCAGTGCCCAATGAGTTTGATCGTGGCTTGAGCTGGCGCAAGGCCATCTACATTCCGTTTCCACAGGCTGTGCCCGCTGTCTACACGCTCGATGAGAAGAATTGCCTTGGGCTCAGTCCGCTAGCCTGCGAAAAATGCGCGCAGACATGCCTTCCCAAGGCAATTGACTTTGATCAAAAGCCGCAGGTGCTGGAGCGCGACGTTGGAGCCATCATCGTTGCCACTGGGTACGAGTTACTTCCTGCCGAGCAGGCGCGCGAATATGGATGGGGCGTGCATCCTGACGTGGTGGATGGCTTGGAATTTGAACGGATGCTTTCGGCTTCGGGACCGACGGGCGGAGAAGTACGTAGGCCATCGGATCATCGCGTTCCCAAGAACGTCGTCTTCATTCAATGTGTCGGTTCGCGCGACCCGGCGCACGGCGTTCCGTACTGCTCGAAGATCTGCTGCATGTATACGGCCAAGCATGCGCTGCTCTACAAGCACAAGGTGCACGACGGTAGGGCCTATGTTTTCTACATGGACATCCGCGCCGGCGGAAAAGGATTTGAAGAGTTCATTCAGCGCGTGATGGAACAAGAGCGCGTGCTTTACATTCGCGGGCGTGTTTCGCGGGTGATCCCGTTGGATGGGAAGATGCTCGTGCAGGGAGTTGACACGCTCAGCAATCAAAAGGTTGAAATACCGGCAGACCTGGTGGTGCTGGCCACGGCCATGGTGGCATCGTCGCAAAACGGCCTGGCCAGCAAACTGCGCATTGTCGCCGATGAGCACGGCTTTTTCAAAGAAGCGCATCCGAAACTGCGTCCCGTTGAGACGCTGACTTCAGGCGTGTTTATTGCCGGAGCGGCGCAGGCTCCGAAAGATATTCTGGAGACGGTCGCGCAAGCAAGCGGCGCTGCCAGCAAGGCGCTGGAGCTCTTTTCCAGAGGTGAGATCGAGCGAGAGCCGACCGTGGCGCGCGTCAACGAAGCGACCTGCGTGGCCTGCTTCGATTGTCGTCGCGTCTGTCCTTTCGGGGCGATCGAAGCAAAAGAAATTCGCGACAAACAAGGACGCCTCATGAAAACCGTTGCCGGTGTCAACGAAGCTGTCTGTAGCGGATGCGGCGCGTGCGCCGTCGCTTGTCGCAACCACAGCATGGACCTGCTGGGATACACCGACGAAGAGATATTCTCAGAGGTGTTAGCTCTAGCATAG
- a CDS encoding 2-oxoacid:acceptor oxidoreductase subunit alpha — MRRPAVLTGEHFLLGDFACAEGALAAGCTFFAGYPITPSTEVAERMAERLPEIGGLYIQMEDEIASATAILGAAWAGAKTMTSTSGPGFSLMMEAIGLGVLTETPTVIINVQRAGPSTGLPTMVGQGDMMQVRWGSHGPYEIIAVVPASAQECFDLTIRAFNLSERYRLPVFVMTDEEIGHLTEKVVIPPAEKLDIWQRRQPTVEPQFFKTYQTNSDLVPAMAHAGSPYRVFFESLTHDDRGYPVMKADAHERLVRRLIQKIHVNRHDIMQWEERDIGDAEVVVLSYGISARIARRAIALARSKGVKVGLFRLITAWPFPDERVTAISKNIKGFVVPEINYGQMAREVERAAVDACQVLLVPHAGGDIHEPETILEAIMRVHQGKAPRRGDLCC; from the coding sequence ATGCGTCGCCCAGCAGTACTGACAGGTGAACATTTTCTCTTAGGCGATTTTGCTTGCGCTGAAGGCGCGCTGGCAGCCGGCTGCACATTCTTTGCGGGCTACCCGATCACGCCCAGCACGGAGGTCGCTGAGCGGATGGCGGAGCGGTTGCCGGAGATTGGCGGTTTGTACATTCAAATGGAAGATGAGATTGCTTCGGCAACGGCGATTTTGGGCGCCGCCTGGGCTGGCGCGAAAACGATGACGTCTACCTCCGGTCCCGGTTTCTCGCTCATGATGGAAGCGATTGGGCTTGGCGTGTTGACCGAAACGCCGACTGTGATCATCAACGTGCAACGGGCTGGGCCTTCGACAGGCTTACCCACAATGGTCGGTCAGGGCGATATGATGCAGGTGCGATGGGGTTCGCATGGTCCTTATGAAATCATTGCGGTTGTGCCAGCATCAGCGCAGGAATGCTTCGATTTGACCATCCGCGCGTTCAATCTGTCGGAGCGGTATCGCCTGCCGGTGTTCGTCATGACCGATGAAGAGATCGGACACCTCACGGAGAAAGTCGTCATCCCGCCGGCGGAAAAACTGGACATCTGGCAACGAAGACAGCCTACGGTCGAGCCGCAGTTTTTCAAGACGTACCAAACCAACAGTGACCTCGTCCCGGCGATGGCGCATGCGGGCAGTCCATATCGAGTCTTTTTTGAAAGCCTCACGCACGATGATCGCGGTTATCCTGTGATGAAAGCCGATGCACACGAAAGGCTGGTCCGGCGACTGATTCAGAAAATCCACGTCAACAGACATGACATCATGCAGTGGGAAGAGCGCGACATTGGCGACGCCGAGGTGGTCGTGCTCTCCTACGGCATCTCTGCCCGCATCGCCAGACGAGCTATTGCGCTGGCGCGGTCCAAAGGCGTCAAGGTTGGTCTATTCCGGCTGATCACGGCCTGGCCGTTCCCCGACGAACGTGTGACAGCCATTTCCAAAAACATCAAAGGCTTTGTCGTTCCGGAAATCAACTATGGGCAGATGGCGCGCGAAGTCGAACGCGCCGCCGTTGACGCGTGTCAGGTGTTGCTGGTGCCGCACGCTGGCGGCGATATTCACGAGCCGGAGACAATCTTGGAAGCCATCATGCGAGTCCATCAAGGGAAAGCGCCAAGGCGAGGGGATTTGTGCTGCTGA
- a CDS encoding 4Fe-4S dicluster domain-containing protein — protein MNQQKRRQPIVEAPKRPRGRVTVLEGRCKGCEFCVEFCPKDVLAMSPKFNAKGYHFPVAVRAEECVNCQLCYYLCPEFAIFVTAVNERNENRKNRLLKEG, from the coding sequence ATGAACCAGCAGAAAAGGCGTCAGCCGATTGTCGAGGCTCCGAAGCGACCACGCGGACGAGTCACGGTGTTGGAGGGACGGTGCAAAGGCTGCGAGTTTTGCGTTGAGTTCTGTCCCAAGGATGTCCTGGCGATGTCGCCAAAATTTAATGCGAAAGGGTATCACTTCCCTGTCGCGGTGCGAGCGGAGGAGTGCGTCAACTGTCAACTGTGCTACTACCTGTGTCCCGAATTTGCGATCTTCGTCACGGCAGTAAACGAAAGGAATGAGAATCGAAAGAACAGACTATTGAAAGAGGGTTAA
- a CDS encoding molybdopterin-dependent oxidoreductase yields the protein MIRIRRRDFLKTCGMIGGAAALSHPFLNSLQILSSEASTLIGETPTITWKPSVCEGCTTWCAVEIGVQEEAGIKRAVWVRGNQASHTHNGFTCPRGLLALQEVYDPDRIKVPMKRTNPNKGRGVDPGFVPITWDEAIDIIANKLMELWQAGKSHTVVILRGRYTEMNPILFSDFAAIYGTPNSISHSSICAEAEKAGYRDTMGIFGYPDYDIDNADYLLLWGVDPVSSNRLVSGSIATLGDILATKKVTVIDPRLHTTAAKAHRWLPIRPGTDGALALAIAHWILVRGLWNGEFVGKVSVGGVEQEPAPGQFVAGKEFTGTFVERGTKGLVAWWNLELKDRTPEWAEAITGIPAETIKAVAEEFANAKPKAISWLGPGPSMQPRGHYAGFAIAALNGLVGSADHIGGVLPWWPEVVPGLTAWRSRPTGAPYGNPGPGTAARRVDRYVKSGPAVPLDMPAMSKSLGGVAVTNRVADAINDESPYKVEMVIGYWQNFAFSCYEAQRWEQALSKVFFVQLGTHACESTTFADIVLPTPHHMFESLAYMVQKARRYNVLTLNQKVIDPLYDVREAETEFVWLLAERLRRAPYNWTPLWTYVQSYTKPFDDGTPGETVGMEPRTAEQFHRFAVQFRTCGSGATGKANWEALLGPYAATGANTGVGNGIRQITYAAGYFDEQGRGARWRNALAATPPSPNFPTRSGKFEFVDVGARTAATGSDLNRMLRTHAANHGVNLKSVLAATNYPATASRMTEVDTDPINDLAFMPHWEPPDVAGDPAVYPFILIDYKSRLNREGRSQNCPWYFQFKAADPGDERWDDVIKINPADAARFGLRDGQKVKVTSPSNPNHGIVCTLKLWEGVGPETAAKAFGQGHWAYGRFASERFGLSARGGSNNHIIPNNPERLSGSGARHAITRVRIEPL from the coding sequence ATGATTCGGATCAGACGAAGAGACTTTCTGAAGACGTGTGGTATGATCGGCGGCGCAGCCGCTCTCAGTCACCCTTTTCTCAATTCCCTTCAGATCCTCTCCTCCGAAGCGTCCACTCTCATCGGCGAGACGCCGACCATCACATGGAAGCCGAGCGTCTGCGAAGGATGCACAACCTGGTGTGCGGTGGAAATTGGTGTACAAGAAGAAGCGGGGATCAAACGCGCTGTGTGGGTCAGAGGCAACCAAGCGTCGCATACGCACAACGGCTTTACCTGTCCACGAGGTCTTCTCGCCTTGCAAGAGGTGTACGATCCCGATCGGATCAAAGTGCCCATGAAGCGCACCAATCCAAACAAAGGTCGAGGAGTGGATCCGGGATTTGTTCCCATCACGTGGGACGAGGCCATAGATATAATCGCCAATAAATTGATGGAACTCTGGCAGGCGGGAAAGAGCCATACGGTGGTCATCCTGAGAGGAAGATACACGGAGATGAATCCCATTCTCTTCAGTGACTTCGCGGCGATCTATGGCACGCCGAATAGTATTTCTCATAGCAGCATCTGTGCCGAGGCCGAGAAAGCTGGCTACCGCGACACGATGGGCATATTTGGCTATCCCGATTATGACATAGACAACGCTGATTACTTGCTGCTTTGGGGCGTTGATCCCGTGTCGTCCAACAGACTGGTTTCGGGGTCAATTGCGACCCTTGGCGATATTCTTGCAACCAAGAAAGTCACCGTCATTGATCCGAGGCTCCACACCACGGCAGCCAAGGCCCATCGCTGGCTTCCCATCAGGCCGGGAACAGACGGTGCGCTGGCATTGGCAATCGCCCACTGGATTCTCGTGCGGGGACTGTGGAATGGCGAATTCGTAGGGAAAGTCAGCGTCGGCGGTGTCGAGCAAGAGCCTGCGCCTGGGCAATTTGTCGCCGGCAAGGAATTCACGGGCACCTTTGTCGAGCGTGGCACCAAGGGCTTAGTCGCGTGGTGGAACCTGGAGCTAAAGGACAGGACGCCTGAATGGGCCGAAGCCATCACTGGAATACCGGCGGAGACGATCAAGGCCGTCGCCGAGGAATTTGCCAATGCTAAACCCAAGGCGATTTCCTGGCTCGGACCTGGCCCCTCGATGCAACCGCGGGGTCATTACGCCGGATTTGCGATTGCCGCCCTCAACGGGCTTGTTGGCTCAGCCGATCACATCGGCGGCGTGCTCCCGTGGTGGCCTGAAGTAGTACCTGGATTGACCGCGTGGCGCAGTCGGCCTACAGGTGCGCCTTACGGCAATCCCGGACCAGGAACCGCAGCCAGAAGAGTAGACCGATATGTGAAATCGGGACCAGCCGTCCCACTGGACATGCCGGCGATGTCCAAATCGCTGGGCGGCGTGGCGGTGACCAACCGCGTGGCCGATGCCATCAACGACGAATCGCCGTACAAGGTCGAGATGGTGATCGGCTACTGGCAGAACTTCGCTTTCAGTTGCTACGAAGCGCAGCGCTGGGAGCAAGCGCTCAGCAAAGTCTTTTTCGTTCAGCTTGGAACCCATGCCTGCGAGTCAACGACGTTTGCCGACATTGTGCTGCCGACGCCGCATCACATGTTTGAATCGCTGGCTTACATGGTTCAAAAAGCACGCCGGTACAACGTGCTCACATTGAACCAGAAGGTGATTGATCCGCTCTACGACGTGCGTGAGGCTGAGACGGAATTCGTTTGGCTACTGGCCGAACGCTTGCGTCGAGCGCCTTACAACTGGACGCCGTTGTGGACCTACGTTCAGAGTTACACCAAGCCGTTTGATGATGGGACGCCGGGTGAAACTGTCGGGATGGAGCCAAGAACCGCTGAGCAGTTCCACCGATTTGCCGTTCAGTTCCGCACCTGTGGCAGTGGAGCTACGGGTAAGGCCAACTGGGAGGCGTTGCTTGGTCCCTACGCGGCAACTGGTGCCAATACTGGCGTTGGCAACGGCATCCGTCAGATCACGTATGCAGCGGGATACTTCGATGAGCAAGGCCGAGGCGCACGATGGCGCAATGCGCTGGCTGCGACACCGCCCAGTCCGAACTTCCCCACGCGAAGTGGGAAGTTTGAGTTTGTTGATGTGGGCGCTCGCACAGCCGCCACTGGAAGCGATCTGAACCGGATGCTCCGAACCCACGCAGCCAATCACGGCGTCAATCTGAAAAGTGTACTGGCCGCGACCAATTATCCCGCGACGGCTAGCCGGATGACCGAAGTAGACACTGATCCGATCAATGATCTGGCGTTCATGCCACACTGGGAGCCTCCGGATGTTGCCGGTGACCCAGCCGTGTATCCCTTTATCCTGATTGATTACAAGTCACGGCTAAACCGCGAGGGAAGGAGCCAGAACTGTCCGTGGTACTTCCAGTTCAAAGCGGCTGACCCTGGCGATGAGCGGTGGGACGATGTCATCAAGATCAACCCGGCTGATGCCGCTCGCTTCGGGCTACGTGATGGACAGAAAGTCAAGGTCACCTCGCCCTCGAACCCGAATCATGGAATCGTGTGCACGTTGAAACTCTGGGAAGGAGTCGGACCCGAAACGGCAGCCAAAGCCTTTGGTCAGGGGCATTGGGCTTATGGACGGTTTGCCTCTGAGCGATTCGGTCTGAGCGCTCGGGGCGGCAGCAACAATCACATCATTCCGAATAATCCAGAGCGCCTGAGCGGCTCCGGAGCCAGACACGCGATCACAAGGGTGAGAATCGAACCCTTGTGA
- a CDS encoding 4Fe-4S dicluster domain-containing protein: protein MEIDLLKCTGCGACGLACKAGNNTPWRSSDQSFNWADFLFNTTGRFPNTRWQATPVNCNHCANPACVAVCPVPPDAQGRKAVYKIPAGQPGAGIVVTNSDRCIGCRSCQQACPYSALSMTAPISQNGTTGRAQFSVISFNAETPHQFWNGTEAVIAGGTATPREVRTAAGGNAPPNRTRYVGGDLPGFSNVRRQGAVEKCHLCIHRILDSNLGPTAGEGARRPYCVLACPAGARRLLKPGESPSPGARVLKPGSRLYPEFVEPNDPTAAWLSPQVYYKNWDKFSFRV, encoded by the coding sequence ATGGAAATTGACCTATTAAAGTGCACAGGATGTGGCGCATGTGGGCTGGCTTGTAAGGCCGGCAATAATACGCCATGGAGAAGTTCTGACCAGAGCTTCAACTGGGCAGATTTCTTGTTCAACACGACGGGACGATTCCCCAACACCAGGTGGCAAGCGACTCCGGTCAACTGTAACCATTGCGCGAATCCGGCCTGTGTTGCTGTGTGCCCGGTGCCTCCAGATGCGCAAGGCCGAAAGGCAGTCTACAAGATACCGGCTGGCCAGCCAGGCGCCGGCATTGTGGTCACCAACAGTGATCGGTGCATCGGCTGCCGAAGCTGCCAGCAAGCCTGTCCGTACAGCGCCTTGAGCATGACCGCTCCCATCAGCCAGAATGGAACCACAGGTCGTGCGCAATTCAGCGTCATCAGCTTCAACGCCGAAACGCCGCATCAATTCTGGAATGGCACGGAAGCGGTCATTGCCGGCGGCACAGCCACACCCAGAGAAGTGAGGACAGCCGCAGGAGGCAACGCGCCACCGAATCGGACGCGCTACGTGGGCGGTGATCTCCCCGGTTTCTCCAACGTGCGGCGTCAGGGAGCTGTGGAGAAGTGCCACCTCTGCATCCACCGGATTCTGGACAGCAACCTTGGTCCAACTGCAGGGGAAGGCGCACGGCGGCCGTACTGCGTGTTGGCTTGTCCGGCAGGCGCTAGACGACTGCTCAAGCCCGGCGAATCGCCTTCACCCGGCGCCCGCGTCTTGAAGCCGGGAAGCCGACTCTATCCGGAGTTCGTCGAGCCTAACGACCCAACAGCAGCGTGGCTTTCGCCCCAGGTCTATTACAAGAACTGGGACAAGTTCAGCTTCCGCGTGTGA
- a CDS encoding hydrogenase iron-sulfur subunit, with protein MKDQVERKTKIAAFVCNWCSYAGADAAGTSRLQYDDGVRIIRFPCTGRIDPLFIIKALEQGVDGVLVSGCHPGDCHYATGNLLARRRFNIFRKLMLFLGLDERRLQFAWVSAAEGAKWTAVVNTVADEIKQLSGEPFTWATPPADGKKAQSLREQIAAIEQAHRVAFQESSIEAQEAAMTQQLRQQAKQLLDASEVNAVLGYTSGTLPQTANSFFALSPDVADQLVWNRYCQTNLAVYLTRPLVRKLGKIAVVVKPCDARAVVGLLQEHQIQRHEVHLIGMVCQGVETGGAMALKCLSCTQRTPTLYDTLIGAGGERPTASSNPLDEIVRLLDNASPEQRWNFWQDEFSRCIRCYACRAVCPFCYCETCITDKHRPQWITPSAQPEGNTAWNIIRAAHLAGRCVGCNECARVCPVNIRLDILNRKIAIEIKNEFDYEAGQSVESAPPLATYRPDDQQEFIR; from the coding sequence ATGAAAGACCAGGTCGAACGGAAAACAAAGATTGCTGCCTTCGTCTGCAACTGGTGCAGTTACGCCGGCGCAGACGCTGCCGGGACGAGCCGCCTGCAATACGACGACGGCGTGCGCATTATTCGATTTCCTTGCACAGGGCGGATTGATCCGCTCTTCATCATCAAAGCACTGGAACAGGGCGTTGACGGCGTTTTGGTCTCCGGTTGCCATCCTGGCGATTGTCATTACGCGACCGGCAATCTGTTGGCGCGGAGGCGATTCAACATCTTCCGCAAATTGATGCTGTTTTTGGGACTGGATGAGCGGCGGCTGCAATTTGCCTGGGTTTCGGCAGCCGAAGGCGCGAAATGGACAGCAGTGGTCAATACCGTCGCCGATGAGATCAAGCAGTTGAGCGGCGAACCATTCACCTGGGCAACGCCTCCTGCCGACGGTAAAAAGGCACAATCACTGCGCGAGCAAATCGCAGCGATTGAACAGGCTCACCGCGTTGCATTCCAGGAGTCAAGTATTGAAGCCCAGGAAGCCGCCATGACGCAGCAATTGCGGCAACAGGCCAAGCAATTGTTAGACGCGAGCGAGGTCAACGCTGTGCTGGGCTACACCAGTGGAACGCTCCCCCAAACAGCGAACTCATTCTTCGCATTGTCGCCAGACGTCGCCGATCAACTCGTTTGGAATCGCTACTGTCAGACGAATCTGGCTGTGTACCTGACCCGGCCGCTCGTTCGCAAGCTTGGTAAGATCGCCGTGGTCGTCAAACCGTGTGATGCGAGGGCCGTCGTCGGGCTTCTGCAGGAACATCAGATTCAGCGCCACGAGGTGCATCTCATCGGTATGGTGTGTCAAGGCGTTGAGACGGGCGGAGCGATGGCACTGAAATGTCTCTCCTGCACGCAGCGCACGCCAACGTTGTATGACACGCTCATCGGAGCAGGCGGTGAACGACCGACCGCTTCGAGCAATCCACTGGACGAGATTGTTCGCCTGCTCGACAACGCCTCGCCAGAGCAACGATGGAACTTCTGGCAGGACGAATTCAGCCGCTGCATTCGCTGCTATGCGTGCCGCGCGGTCTGTCCTTTCTGCTATTGCGAGACGTGCATCACCGATAAACATCGGCCACAGTGGATCACGCCAAGCGCGCAGCCAGAAGGAAACACGGCCTGGAATATCATTCGCGCCGCGCACTTGGCAGGCCGATGCGTCGGTTGCAACGAGTGCGCTCGGGTTTGCCCTGTCAACATACGATTGGACATTCTCAATCGAAAGATCGCTATCGAGATTAAGAACGAATTTGATTATGAAGCGGGACAGTCGGTGGAGAGCGCGCCGCCACTGGCTACTTATCGGCCCGATGATCAGCAGGAGTTCATCCGATGA